The genomic DNA TTTCTTCAATTCTCAAAAATCGATCGATTTCTTTTACGCTCTCTGGTGTTGTTGTATAGTTGAAAAGGATGTAATAGCCTTCTTCAAGCTTTTTTATGGGATAAGACAGTTTGCGTATTCCCCACTTTTCAACATTGAGCATTTTGCCATCTTTTTGTCTAACCATATCTTCTATCTTTTCTTCTACTTTTTTTTCTATTTCCTGCATATCAGCAGCAGGTTTTAATATAACAATTGTTTCATAAACTTTCACTTTCTAATTTTCCTCCTTATTTCTACTGTTGAATTTATTCATTGCTGCAGTTTCTCCATTTTCAATTATATATTCAACTGCTTCAGCAGCTATTTCTATTGCTTCTCTTATTTTGTCCTTTTCATCCTTGTTGGGAGATGAAAGCACATATTCAACAACATCTTCTTTATTAAAGGGCTTACCAATTCCTACTCTTATTCTTGAAAAATTGCTATCACCTAATACATCAATTATAGACTTTATCCCTTTGTGTCCTCCATGTCCTCCACCTTTTTTTATTTTCACCTTGCCAGGTAAAAGGTCTAAATCATCATGTATGACAATTACATCATCAATATTTACTGAATATTTTTCTAAAAAATACTTTACTGCATTTCCGCTTAAATTAACAAAAGTCCTCGGTTTTAAAATAACCGCATCCTTCCCTTCTATTTCAACTTCAGCCCAATATGATAATTTATGCCGTTGAAAGTTGAATCCAATTTTTTTTTTAAGGTAATCTATTACCTGCCAACCAATATTATGCCTAGTTGGCTTGTAAATCAAACCAGGATTTCCTATACCGCAAACAATTTTCAAATCAAATTACATTTTTAAATTGTAATATAAACTTCAAATCATTTCTCAGTTTTTTCTTCTTCTTTTGCCTCAGCAGGAGAAGATTCGCCTTCAGCTTCTTTCTTTTCTTCTTCCACTTTCCCTTCAACAGCTTCTTCAGCAGCTTCTTCAGCAAGTTCTTCTTCAGCCGGTTTAGCTTCTGCTTTAGGAGAAACTACGGAAACTATGGCTATTCCCGGATCTTCTAAAATTTTGACATCACTGCCAAGGTCTATATCAGAAACATGAATGCTCTCGTTTAAACCAAGGTTTGATATATCGACGGTGATTGCCTCGGGAATTGCATTTGGCAGCGCCTCAATATCGAGTTCTCTGTGGACAATATTGAGCAATCCTCCTTCTTCTGCCACTCCTTTGCTCTTGCCTGTAATCTTGATCGGGACCGTTATCGTAACCTTTTTGGTCATATCTATTTTCAAAAAATCAGCATGAATAATGTCACCAGTCACAGGATCCCTTTGTGTTTCTTTGAGAATAACATGTGAGTTGAAGTCTTCGTTTTCAACTTCTAATTCTACAATTGGATGTCCTGAAGGATTTTTTGCTAAAATATGAGAGATTTCCCTTTTCTCGAGCTGAATAGGCATATTTATCCCGTTGCCATATACAATTGCAGGAACTATTCCCTTTTTCCTGAGTTTTTTAGA from Candidatus Schekmanbacteria bacterium includes the following:
- the rpsF gene encoding 30S ribosomal protein S6, with amino-acid sequence MKVYETIVILKPAADMQEIEKKVEEKIEDMVRQKDGKMLNVEKWGIRKLSYPIKKLEEGYYILFNYTTTPESVKEIDRFLRIEENVIRFLTVKIKKEALEKRLNKEDSTVKPATAETPVQKEA
- a CDS encoding aminoacyl-tRNA hydrolase, whose protein sequence is MKIVCGIGNPGLIYKPTRHNIGWQVIDYLKKKIGFNFQRHKLSYWAEVEIEGKDAVILKPRTFVNLSGNAVKYFLEKYSVNIDDVIVIHDDLDLLPGKVKIKKGGGHGGHKGIKSIIDVLGDSNFSRIRVGIGKPFNKEDVVEYVLSSPNKDEKDKIREAIEIAAEAVEYIIENGETAAMNKFNSRNKEEN
- a CDS encoding 50S ribosomal protein L25, yielding MQITSLKVSKREKSGKEFSKKLRKKGIVPAIVYGNGINMPIQLEKREISHILAKNPSGHPIVELEVENEDFNSHVILKETQRDPVTGDIIHADFLKIDMTKKVTITVPIKITGKSKGVAEEGGLLNIVHRELDIEALPNAIPEAITVDISNLGLNESIHVSDIDLGSDVKILEDPGIAIVSVVSPKAEAKPAEEELAEEAAEEAVEGKVEEEKKEAEGESSPAEAKEEEKTEK